Genomic segment of Planctomycetaceae bacterium:
ATTCCTCCACCTGCCAGGACAGCAGTGTTTGCCTGTGGCCAGTGGTCGCGACTGTTGTTGGCATTGATTTTGGGCGTCCGACCGAATTCTCCCCAGACAACGATCGACACGTCCTGGTCCAGCCCCCGTTCATGCAGATCCGTGACAAGCGCGGCCAACCCCTGATCAAGGCGAGGGCATTCCTCGCGGCACTTCGGGAAGTTCATTCCATCCGGACCATGCCAGTCCCAGCGACTGAAATTGAGCGACACAAAACGAGCTCCTGCCTCTACCAGGCGCCGAGCCAGACAAAAGTTCTCCACCATCGGAGGTGCGCCATCACGCTGGAAGGCCTCACTGCTGTGTCCATAACGAGCGAGAACTCGCTCATCTTCTTTGGAAAGGTCCATCGCATCCATCAGTGCTGATGTGGTCAGAATCCCCATTGCCTGCTGAGCATAGACATCCAGACTTTCCATTTTCCCCTGCTGGTCGGCTTCTCTGCGAAACGTATCAAGCGACGCGCGGAGTGCGTTGCGATCGCGCAAACGATCCAGAGTAATACCTCGCAGCATCATGTTGTCGGAGCGACTGCGGGCTTCGCGGCCGACAAGATTGAATGGCGAATGTCGCACTCCCAGAAAACCGCCGTCTCCCGGTTCACCCCATGTTTTGTTTCCAGTTTGATACATCATGGCGACATTGGCCGGGATCGCTTCTGTCACCTGCCCAAGCATGTGTGATACCCACGCCCCACCGGACGGCCATCCACCGGGAGGCTGCCGTCCTCCTTTCCTGCGACCTGTCATGCACTGATAGGCATCGTGCGCACCGTCGGAGTCCGCAAGCGAACGAACAATGGCAAACTTATCCATCATCTGAGCCATGCGAGGAAATAGCTCACTGACGTAAATGCCGGGCACGCTGGTTTCGATGGCCGAGAATTCACCGCGAATCTCTCTGGGAGCTTCCGGCTTCGGGTCCCACATGTCCAGGTGGGGCGGCCCGCCCGGCAGATAGATGTTAATGATGGCCTTGTGAGAAGTCGTTTGCCCGGCGGCGTCATCCGCTCGGAGTACATCGGGCAACGCAATTCCGCCCATGGCCATTCCGCCAATCGTCAGAAAATCACGTCGCGTTGGTTCGCCGCTTCCAACACGCCCCACTCCAGCTCGATCACAGCAATTCCCGTTATTGCGTCGTGGCCCCAGGATAGTCAGCATGGAGGATTCTTCTACCAGGCAGGCTGAAATTACGAACGGATGACAGAAGGCACTGCTGCCGATTCTGAACGGAATGGGCTCACATGAAAAGCTCAAGGTGAAAGAATCGACCAAACGCCGGATTGCTCGTTGTCTGCAGAAACGATTCTCCGACCTGCGCCTGAACAGTTACTCAACCCAATTGACCCTTGCGAATCGTGCCGCGGTGCCGTAATTTGGCCTCCCCTGCCCGTCCTGTGGCACGACCTCACAACGCATTACCCACCACCAGTTGAGCCATTCAATGATCCGCCTAACAAGGGCGTTGCCCTTGACTCGATGCGAGCGAACGCTCGAAAACGCCTCATTGTCGCTTCTCCATTCAAGTGACCATTTTGCATGTTCGACAACCTTCAGAGCTCTGATGACTGTAATTCTTGTCATCGTGGTGGCAATTTCGCCTCAGCAAACTGAGGCCGCCGAAGACAGTTCCTTTGATTCCACCCGATTCGAGCCAACAGTTCTGGCAACAGGACTAATGCGTCCCATGGAACTGGAAGTCGCGGCAGACGGCACGATCTACTTCATTGAACTGGAAGGCGATATCAGGGCCCTGGATCCGGTCACACAGGTGGTTCGAAATGTCGGCAGGGTGAACGTAACGACGGAGCAGGAAAACGGTTTGATCGGAATGGCGCTTGATCCGGATTTCACCAGCAATGGATGGATCTATCTGCAGTATTCTCCACCCGATTTCGAAGGTCAGCATATCAGTCGCTTCACGCTGATCGACGGACAACTGGACGCGACAACGGAAAAACTTCTCTTCAAATACAACGAACAGCGCAAACAGTGTTGTCATCATGCCGGCGCTTTGCAGTTTGGTCCGGATGGATGTTTATTCGCATCCACCGGCGACAATACAAATCCGTTTGAAGATTCCCAGGGCTACGCACCGATTGACGAACGTCCAGGACGCGAGCCATGGGATGCGCAGGGCACGGCCGCCAACAGTCGCAGCGGTAACGGTAAGGTGCTGCGAATTCGCCCGCTGTCCGACGGAACGTACGAAGTTCCGGACGGCAATCTGTTTCCAAAGGACGGTTCAGAGGGCATGCCGGAAATCTACGTGATGGGCTGTCGTAACCCCTGGCGTATTTCTATCGATCCGGCCAACGGATTCCTGTACTGGGGCGACGTCGGTCCGGATGCTGGCGGCAACAATGCGCGTGGGCCGCGTGGACATGATGAAATCAATCAGGCCCGTCAGGCAGGATTCTTTGGGTGGCCATACTTTAACGCAGATAACCAGCCCTATGCCGATGTGAACTTCGAAACAGGCGAAATCGGCCCACTGTTTGATCCCCTGCATCCGGTCAATGATTCGCCCAACAACAAAGGTGTGCGGGAACTGCCCCCTGCTCAGCCTGCAATGATTTTTTATCCAGGAGCTGCATCGGAGAAGTTTCCGGAACTTGCGAGTGGTGGTCGGACCGCCTGCGCCGGCCCTGTTTATCACTTTGATGCCACCCTCTCTTCAGCGACAAAGTTTCCGGCAGCGCTTGATCGAGTGCTGTTTATTTACGAATGGTCACGGCACTGGGTCAAACTGGTTCACCTGGACGAAGACTACAACGTCGCCAGGATTGAACCTTTCATGCCCGAATATCACTTTGTCCGGCCGATCGATATGCACTTTGGATCAGACGGTTCGCTCTACATGCTGGAATACGGAGAAACCTGGGGCGTGAATAAGGACGCTCGCCTGATTCGCATCGATTATGTTCGCGGCAACCGCCCTCCCGTGGCAGTCGCCAAAGCCGAAAATAATATCGGTCGTCATCCATTGACCGTAACTCTTTCCAGTGAGGGCAGCTTCGACAAAGACGGCGATGTGCTGACTTATGAATGGCGATTAATCAATACCCTGGATCAGGCAGCTGCCCCCAGGTCACTCGCAAATGTCGCCAACGCAACCGTCACGATAGAAGAACCGGGTGTCTATAACATCGAAGTTGTTGTCACCGATACATCCGGGGCATTTCAGACTGCCGCTGTGCCTGTGCTTGCGGGCAACTCACGGCCGGAGGTTCGATTCGCAAGCCCAAACTCAGGTGATTTCTTCGATGCCGATCAACCGCTTCGATACGAAGTGATCGTGAATGACGTTGAAGATGGGACCAACGACGAATTCCTGCTCGACAACGAGAAAGCCAGCGACATTGACCGGGAATCACCGGCTCGCGTTGTCGTCAACGCCCAGCATTCACCGGACGTATTTTCGTTCAGCGGACCGGTGGCAGGAAGTGCTGCCAATGATCCGCCAGGCCTGAAGAGGATGAAGGGCAGCGACTGTTTCAACTGTCACGCAGTCGATCAAAAGCGAGTCGGGCCTCAACTCATCGAGATTGCGAATAAATACAGGGATAAGCCGGAGGCTCTTGAAGCGTCGGTGGCGCGAGTCATGAAGGGCTCGACGGGTGTCTGGGGCAAGATTCCGATGATTCCGCATGGTCATCATTCGGCCGAAGAAGTTCGCGAAATGGTGGGATGGATTTATAGTTTGCAACCCACGGGACTCGTCCGTGTTTTCAACGGATTTGTTGGCGAAATTCCCGTCAACCCGGAAGAAGCGAACTCGCCAGGCCACTATCGTCTGGACGTCAACTACACCGACCTGGGCTCTGGCATTGTTCCTTCACTGAGTTCATCGGCGGCGGTCTACCTGCGGCCTCGTCTGGTTGAGGCGGAATCAGCTGATGAGATCAACGGCCCGCAGGTCCTGGGTTCGGGCAACGCCAGTGGCCAGAAGTTTCTCGGAGCAATCAACCACGGCCATACTCTGCGATTCCGAAAGATCAACTTTGATCAGGTTGGCGAAGTCAAACTGAAGATCGCCAGCGCTGGGTCCGGCGGTACTATTGAACTGCGCGTCGACAACCCCGAAGGCCCTTTACTTGCGACAGTGGATGTTGAAGTGAATGGCAACTGGGAAGAGTTCTATGAACGCACGGTTGAAATCGACCACCAGGACACCAGTATTTCCGGTCGACACGACCTGATCATCGTTTTCACTCACCCCGAAAAGGCGGGTGGCCTGATGAACCTGGATGCAATTCAGTTTTCGAATCCATAATGTCTGTTTTTGAACGCCCCCTCGCCAATGGAGAGCTACGGCGAGAGATGAGAAAGTCATCAACTCTTGACAGATCAAAAGCCGATTAAAACTGATTCGATCAGAAAGGACAAATCGCAATGTCCCGATCAACCTTTGTGCATCTGGGTGGATGCCGATGCCTGTCCGGCTTCAGTCAAGGATTTGCTTTACAAGACTGTTAAACGCGTTCACGTGCCGATGGTCCTGGTAGCAAATCAGGGCATGTATGTACCGTCGTCGCAGTGGGTTCGCCTGGTGACCGTCGCTCACGGGGCCAACGTAGCGGACGACCACATTGTCGAACAAGTGAAAGTCGGGGATATCGTCATCACCAGCGACATCCCACTGGCTGCGCGAGTCGTTGAAAAATCGGCCATTGCGATCGGTCACAGGGGTGAAGTTTTCGATGAGCAAACCGTTCACAGTCGCCTGGCAACAAGAAACCTGATGGAAGAATTTCGTTCTGCAGGGATGGAAACATCCGGTCCCCGGCCGCTGAATCAGAAAGATCTACAGCAGTTTGCCAATTCACTGGATCGTACGCTGACTCAGAGGATGCGGCGATAATCCATGTAAATTCGATGAATCCGCGCAATTCCAAAACCGCCAGAGGCATCGGACGGCGGGGTCGCTTTCGAGTGAATTGCGGGGAAGAAAAACCTCTGTTCTCTTTAAGCAATAGAAGCGATACGTCATGGAGATCAGTGACAGCGGCTCTGGTGGATTTCAGATTGTCTTTCAATCGCCCTATCGATTTGGAGATCAGGTATGGTTCGAATCACTGCATAACGGAAAAGGGACAGGAACTATTCTGGACATCATTCTACAGGAAGATGGGCAGATCTATTACGCCGTTCAGCTTGATGGGGGCGAAATTCAGAGTGGTATCTATCCGAATGACATCAAGTTCTTTCAGCGAACATGACGCTGTCGATCCCAAACAAACGCTATTCTCGAAATTGCTGGCGGAACAAACCGGGTTCCGGACGTTACACACTCAATCTGACTCGAAGTATGTCCGGTTGAATGAGGTGTCATGATGCCATTAAGCCTTCCCCTGGTTTCTGTTCGCAGACAATCCATCATGTGTCTGTCCCTGATCACCAGCTGTGCGATGGTTGTTACTTCGATTGAAGCCGGTCCACCGGGAAGAGGTGGACGTGGAAATGGATCTGGTCAGAATGGACCGCAAGGAAATTCGCCGAGCCAGTTTTCACAGACGGGCGGTCAGCATCGCGGACAAGGTCCGGGACAAGGCGGTCAGCACGGATTGCCCGGAAACCCGACATCCATGATTCAGCAGTGCATGTCGCTCGATACAAATGGCGATGGGGCTTTATCGGCAACGGAAGTCGTCGACCCCCGAATTCAGCAAATGCTCGCACCGGCCGATGTGAACCGCGATGGACTAGTCACATTCGCTGAGCTAAACACCGCGATGGCAATCTCGGGTGGAAGTTCCATGAGCGCACAACCCAGTGGTCGGCCTCCCGGCCATGGTCAGGGAATCAATGGACCGCCTCCCGGCCGTCCAGGTGAAGTGCTTCCATCATTCGTTCAGAATCAGCTTCAGCTGAGTGCATCTCAGCGGCAGCAGGTCGCCGCACTCCAGGCCCGTGTGGATGCTGAGCTGAAGAAGATTCTTTCGTCTCAGCAACGGCAGCAACTGCAATCCGGGCGGCTCTGATTTCGGCGATCTTATACACCAGAATCTCGCCTGAGAAGCACTACTCCAACAACACCGCATCGTGACCAAACACGAATTGCGGTGTCGTTCTGCGCGGCGTATCGTCGCATGATTCGGCCGACGCGAAGCACGGAATTTCCAGAATCGGCTTGTCCGATCGTGAGGCTAACTGCGTTTGAATCTGCGGAACGGTCGAGGGTTGCTGGCCAGCCCCTCTCAACAACCGTTCTGCCACCCAACGCAAACCTCCATCAGGATGACGGCAATGGAATACACCTACCGACAGAATATCTTCCATAAGTCCGTAACAATCCGTCTGGATGAGCAGGAGTTAGCGATTCTGGATGAACACCGCACCGTTGTTCGCTCGATCCCGCTCACCGAAGTCAAATCGCTGTTCGAATACGACGGGATCAAAGCACAGGATCCTCGTCACGGTACTTACAGGTCTCGGTATTGCCGAATCAAATTTGTGAATGCAAAAGCTCTCACCGTCCGGAATGGTCAGTATCTTCGCCCCAACGGAAAATACAGCGAATATGCGACCAACCAGGAGGAATCGTTCATGATTCTCATGCTGGAACTGAAGAATCGGCTGGCAGAACTCCGGCCGCAAACTCGAATTTACTCCGGCTCGTATGCAGTGGTTGCTGTCTGCGTGTTTGTGGCAATGTTCGGTTTTTTCATGTTGATGCCGTTGTTCTCGCCGGACCTGATGACGTCTCAACCAACTCTCTCTATGAAAATCGGGATCTTCGTATTCTTTCTTGCCTTCGGAGGACTCACGGCTGGCTGGGGTGTTCGAAAAGCATACGAATACTGGCCACGAAGTCGGCCCGTCTTCGAAGATGTCCTAAAGCTGCCCCGCTTGCTGAGTCAGTCTGACTCCGTTTCAAACCAGCCCATGCTGTAAGTTACGATGCGGCCCATCTCCAATACTGGGCAGTGCCCAAACGACATCGATACATCAGTTCTGGTGATGGACTTTCCAGCTCCACCTGCCCATCGGAACGACGCGATTTC
This window contains:
- a CDS encoding DUF1501 domain-containing protein; its protein translation is MLTILGPRRNNGNCCDRAGVGRVGSGEPTRRDFLTIGGMAMGGIALPDVLRADDAAGQTTSHKAIINIYLPGGPPHLDMWDPKPEAPREIRGEFSAIETSVPGIYVSELFPRMAQMMDKFAIVRSLADSDGAHDAYQCMTGRRKGGRQPPGGWPSGGAWVSHMLGQVTEAIPANVAMMYQTGNKTWGEPGDGGFLGVRHSPFNLVGREARSRSDNMMLRGITLDRLRDRNALRASLDTFRREADQQGKMESLDVYAQQAMGILTTSALMDAMDLSKEDERVLARYGHSSEAFQRDGAPPMVENFCLARRLVEAGARFVSLNFSRWDWHGPDGMNFPKCREECPRLDQGLAALVTDLHERGLDQDVSIVVWGEFGRTPKINANNSRDHWPQANTAVLAGGGMRTGQVVGSTNRYGEVPQIRPVKFQEVFATLYKCAGIDSENTRVFDQSGVPQYLVDPGHLPMHELV
- a CDS encoding PQQ-dependent sugar dehydrogenase, whose product is MTVILVIVVAISPQQTEAAEDSSFDSTRFEPTVLATGLMRPMELEVAADGTIYFIELEGDIRALDPVTQVVRNVGRVNVTTEQENGLIGMALDPDFTSNGWIYLQYSPPDFEGQHISRFTLIDGQLDATTEKLLFKYNEQRKQCCHHAGALQFGPDGCLFASTGDNTNPFEDSQGYAPIDERPGREPWDAQGTAANSRSGNGKVLRIRPLSDGTYEVPDGNLFPKDGSEGMPEIYVMGCRNPWRISIDPANGFLYWGDVGPDAGGNNARGPRGHDEINQARQAGFFGWPYFNADNQPYADVNFETGEIGPLFDPLHPVNDSPNNKGVRELPPAQPAMIFYPGAASEKFPELASGGRTACAGPVYHFDATLSSATKFPAALDRVLFIYEWSRHWVKLVHLDEDYNVARIEPFMPEYHFVRPIDMHFGSDGSLYMLEYGETWGVNKDARLIRIDYVRGNRPPVAVAKAENNIGRHPLTVTLSSEGSFDKDGDVLTYEWRLINTLDQAAAPRSLANVANATVTIEEPGVYNIEVVVTDTSGAFQTAAVPVLAGNSRPEVRFASPNSGDFFDADQPLRYEVIVNDVEDGTNDEFLLDNEKASDIDRESPARVVVNAQHSPDVFSFSGPVAGSAANDPPGLKRMKGSDCFNCHAVDQKRVGPQLIEIANKYRDKPEALEASVARVMKGSTGVWGKIPMIPHGHHSAEEVREMVGWIYSLQPTGLVRVFNGFVGEIPVNPEEANSPGHYRLDVNYTDLGSGIVPSLSSSAAVYLRPRLVEAESADEINGPQVLGSGNASGQKFLGAINHGHTLRFRKINFDQVGEVKLKIASAGSGGTIELRVDNPEGPLLATVDVEVNGNWEEFYERTVEIDHQDTSISGRHDLIIVFTHPEKAGGLMNLDAIQFSNP
- a CDS encoding YaiI/YqxD family protein, translating into MTDQKPIKTDSIRKDKSQCPDQPLCIWVDADACPASVKDLLYKTVKRVHVPMVLVANQGMYVPSSQWVRLVTVAHGANVADDHIVEQVKVGDIVITSDIPLAARVVEKSAIAIGHRGEVFDEQTVHSRLATRNLMEEFRSAGMETSGPRPLNQKDLQQFANSLDRTLTQRMRR